A part of Aegilops tauschii subsp. strangulata cultivar AL8/78 chromosome 2, Aet v6.0, whole genome shotgun sequence genomic DNA contains:
- the LOC120973980 gene encoding uncharacterized protein, giving the protein MRRRRTHAHLAGTAVLFLLATVIPSTTAPVVHSEGGALLAWKASLGDPTVELDSGRAGLFPVPRNVRCQQSRPIPRALGTRSLRWSRHPRHRGTPAARRSEPPWKQPPQYHPASIAQLRSLQTVDLSSNTFDSSIPPQLGDIHNLSALQLYNNTLVGNIPHQLCRLLHMQVLDLSINRFTWELPECWCNFESLLYMDLSNNRLTGKLPSCWWNLGYIEFLDLSNNSFYGKIPTAVRNHRCYLRSLYLARNDFVGAFPSALRSCNLLEILDIGNNGFYGVVPPWIKTRVPLLRILRLRSNNFTEEIPVGLSRLSQLQLLDMANNSLTGSIPTAFGSFTSMKHPQNMSGREPLDKYYDRINIIWKGHEQIFQRGVRLLAGIDLSGNLLCRCIPQEITDLQGLRFLNLSRNYLTCNIPEDIGSLTFLESLDVSSNELTGAIPPSVL; this is encoded by the exons ATGAGGAGACGACGCACCCACGCTCACCTCGCCGGCACCGCCGTGCTCTTCCTATTGGCAACCGTCATTCCATCGACGACGGCTCCTGTGGTGCACTCGGAGGGCGGTGCCCTTCTGGCATGGAAGGCCAGCCTGGGCGACCCCACTGTAGAA CTGGACTCTGGCCGTGCCGGTCTGTTCCCGGTACCACGTAACGTGCGATGCCAGCAATCCCGTCCAATTCCTCGCGCCCTCGGAACTCGGTCTCTCCGGTGGTCTCGACACCCTCGACACCGCGGCACTCCCGCGGCTCGCCGTTCTGAACCTCCGTGGAAACAACCTCCGCAGTACCATCCAGCCAGCATCGCCCAGCTGCGCTCTCTCCAGACAGTCGACCTCAGCAGCAACACGTTCGATAGCTCCATCCCACCACAGCTTGGTGACATTCACAACCTATCCGCCCTCCAATTATACAATAACACCCTCGTCGGCAACATCCCCCACCAGCTCTGCAGGCTCCTCCACATGCAGGTACTGGACCTCTCCATCAACCGGTTTACATGGGAGCTCCCAGAATGCTGGTGCAACTTCGAGTCACTACTGTACATGGACCTATCAAACAACCGTCTCACCGGGAAACTCCCGAGCTGCTGGTGGAATCTGGGGTATATTGAATTCCTGGACCTATCCAACAACTCCTTCTATGGTAAAATCCCCACGGCTGTGAGAAACCATAGATGCTATCTTAGGTCGCTTTATCTTGCTAGAAATGACTTTGTCGGTGCCTTTCCGTCGGCCCTAAGGAGCTGCAACTTGTTGGAGATCCTGGACATTGGGAACAACGGGTTCTATGGCGTTGTACCTCCATGGATCAAGACTCGGGTTCCATTATTGAGAATCCTTAGACTCAGATCAAACAACTTCACTGAAGAAATTCCTGTGGGGTTATCACGACTTTCACAACTTCAGCTGCTTGACATGGCCAACAATAGCTTGACCGGCTCAATTCCGACAGCCTTCGGTAGCTTCACGTCCATGAAGCATCCACAAAATATGTCTGGTAGGGAACCGCTTGACAAATACTATGACAGAATTAACATAATCTGGAAGGGGCATGAGCAAATTTTCCAAAGAGGAGTCCGATTATTAGCCGGTATTGATTTGTCGGGTAATTTATTATGTCGGTGCATCCCTCAAGAGATAACTGACCTTCAAGGCCTCCGGTTCCTGAACCTGTCAAGAAACTATCTGACATGCAACATTCCTGAGGATATTGGTAGTTTGACTTTTCTCGAGTCCCTCGATGTATCATCTAATGAACTTACAGGAGCCATTCCTCCCAGTgtcttgtga